A window of the Streptomyces sp. NBC_01351 genome harbors these coding sequences:
- a CDS encoding AMIN-like domain-containing (lipo)protein translates to MHRRFRRIVALASGALLTATLAFAAPASAAPASLGTQTQTQTPLVVNARWGGHPTFDRIVIDIQGYVPTATVTPVQQLFYDGSGKPVPLSGKYFLEIRLNPAAAHNDAGGNVYLGPKLQQINLPKLKGIALTGDYEGYVTFGAAFDTLPYYRAFTLHSPERFVVDIAR, encoded by the coding sequence ATCCACCGACGTTTCCGCCGGATCGTGGCCCTGGCCTCCGGCGCCCTGCTCACCGCAACACTCGCCTTCGCCGCTCCGGCTTCGGCCGCCCCGGCTTCCCTCGGCACCCAGACCCAGACCCAGACTCCGCTCGTGGTCAACGCCCGCTGGGGCGGGCACCCCACGTTCGACCGGATCGTCATCGACATCCAGGGATACGTCCCCACGGCGACCGTCACCCCGGTCCAGCAGCTGTTCTACGACGGATCCGGCAAGCCCGTACCGCTGTCCGGGAAGTACTTCCTGGAGATCCGCCTCAACCCGGCCGCCGCGCACAACGACGCCGGTGGGAACGTCTACCTCGGGCCCAAGCTGCAGCAGATCAACCTGCCCAAGCTCAAGGGCATCGCACTGACCGGCGACTACGAGGGGTACGTGACCTTCGGCGCCGCCTTCGACACGCTGCCCTACTACCGCGCCTTCACCCTGCACTCGCCGGAACGGTTCGTCGTGGACATCGCCCGCTGA